The following proteins are co-located in the Bubalus bubalis isolate 160015118507 breed Murrah chromosome 21, NDDB_SH_1, whole genome shotgun sequence genome:
- the ZKSCAN7 gene encoding zinc finger protein with KRAB and SCAN domains 7 isoform X1, with protein MATQGRGTSGLFPRGAVLQRQEGCLTVKQEPGSPTWGHGCSLQKNHPPVCEIFRLHFRQLCYHEMSGPQEALSRLRELCRWWLMPEVHTKEQILELLVLEQFLSILPGELRTWVQMHHPESGEEAVAVVEDFQRYVSGPGEVSTPGREQEMHSEEKTALGATHESPSTSPHSEGSAPGAHLEPPRDPGAHHHLSSEHSADENRMVHSQLPPKQDISGELKSSDRILGVFCGVIPAGQEAGTASKEALENREVQPSDEEGTRLDSDFLEITQEDKKKSTEDQYDDYKELGGHLDLSSSLLEHQGVLKGQKLYHCDECDKAFNRSSHLIGHQRIHTGEKPYECSECGKTFRQTSQLVVHLRIHTGEKPYECSDCGKTYRHSSHLIQHQRLHYGEKPYKCNECAKAFTQSSQLIDHQRTHSGEKPYECNECGEAFIRNKSLIRHQVLHTGKKPYKCDECGKAFCSNRNLIDHQRIHTGEKPFECNECGKAFSRSKCLIRHQSLHTGEKPYKCSECGKAFNQNSQLADHERIHTGVKPFECNECGKAFSLSKCLIRHQRLHTGEKPYKCKECGKSFNQNSHLIIHQRIHTGEKPYECNECGKVFSYSSSLMVHQRTHTGEKPYKCKDCEKAFSDSSQLIVHQRVHTGEKPYECIECGKAFSQRSTFNHHQRTHTAEKHSGLARSVS; from the exons ATGGCTACCCAAGGCAGGGGAACTTCAGGCCTCTTCCCCAGGGGCGCTGTTCTCCAGAGACAGGAGGGCTGCCTGACCGTGAAACAGGAACCAGGAAGCCCGACCTGGGggcatggctgcagtctccaaaAGAATCACCCTCCTGTCTGTGAAATTTTCCGGCTCCACTTTAGGCAGTTATGTTATCATGAGATGTCTGGGCCACAGGAGGCACTGAGCCGGCTCCGGGAGCTGTGCCGCTGGTGGTTGATGCCAGAGGTGCACACCAAGGAGCAGATCCTGGAGCTGCTGGTGCTGGAGCAATTCCTGAGCATCCTGCCTGGGGAACTCCGGACCTGGGTGCAGATGCATCACCCTGAGAGTGGTGAGGAAGCTGTGGCTGTGGTGGAGGACTTCCAGAGATACGTCAGTGGACCAGGAGAG GTTTCAACTCCAGGGCGGGAACAGGAGATGCATTCTGAAGAGAAGACAGCCTTGGGTGCAACACATGAATCTCCTTCTACCTCACCCCACAGTGAGGGTTCAGCCCCTGGAGCCCACCTGGAGCCTCCTCGTGATCCTGGGGCACACCACCACCTCTCCAGTGAGCACTCTG CAGATGAGAACAGGATGGTGCATTCACAGTTGCCTCCAAAACAGGACATTTCTGGAGAATTGAAGTCATCTGACAGGATCTTAGGGGTGTTCTGTGGAGTGATTCCTGCAGGACAAGAAGCTGGGACTGCCAGTAAAGAGGCTTTAGAGAATCGAGAAGTTCAACCCTCAGATGAAGAAGGAACCAGACTGGACAGTGATTTCTTAGAAATAACACAGGAGGataaaaagaaatccacagaGGATCAATATGATGATTATAAGGAACTTGGGGGACATCTAGATCTGTCCTCTAGTCTCTTAGAACATCAGGGAGTTCTGAAGGGACAGAAGTTGTATCACTGTGATGAATGTGATAAAGCTTTTAATCGGAGTTCACACCTCATTGGGCATCAGAGaatccacactggagagaaaccatatgaGTGTTCTGAGTGTGGCAAGACCTTCAGGCAGACTTCTCAGCTTGTTGTCCACCTCAGAATCCATACAGGGGAAAAACCTTATGAATGCAGTGATTGTGGAAAGACCTATCGCCACAGCTCCCATCTCATTCAACACCAGAGACTCCATTATGgggagaaaccatataaatgtaatgaatgtgcaaaagctttcaccCAGAGTTCCCAACTCATTGACCACCAGAGAACTCATAGCGGGGAGAAGCCATACGAATGCAACGAGTGTGGAGAGGCCTTCATTCGGAATAAAAGCCTTATCCGCCATCAGGTACTTCATACTGGTAAGAAACCTTACAAGTGTGATGAATGTGGGAAAGCTTTCTGTTCTAACAGAAATCTTATTGACCATCAGAGAatccacactggggagaagccTTTTGAGTGTAATGAATGTGGTAAGGCCTTCAGTAGGAGTAAATGTCTTATTCGACATCAGAGCCTCCACACTGGGGAAAAACCATACAAATGCAGTgagtgtgggaaagccttcaatcagAACTCTCAACTTGCTGACCATgagcgaattcatactggagtAAAACCTTTTGAATGTAATGAGTGTGGTAAGGCATTCAGTCTGAGTAAATGTCTCATTCGACATCAGCGACTTCACACTGGTGAAAAGCCATATAAATGCAAAGAGTGTGGAAAATCCTTTAATCAAAATTCACACCTTATTATTCATCAGAGAATACACACTGGTGAAAAACCTtatgaatgtaatgaatgtggaaaGGTCTTCAGTTACAGCTCCAGTCTTATGGTACATCAGAGAACCCATACTGGGGAAAAACCCTATAAATGCAAAGATTGTGAGAAAGCTTTTAGTGACAGTTCACAGCTCATTGTACACCagagagttcatactggagagaaaccctatgaatgtattgagtgtgggaaagccttcagtcAGCGTTCTACTTTCAATCACCACCAGCGAACTCATACTGCAGAGAAGCACTCAGGTCTGGCTCGATCTGTTTCTTAA
- the ZKSCAN7 gene encoding zinc finger protein with KRAB and SCAN domains 7 isoform X2 — protein MATQGRGTSGLFPRGAVLQRQEGCLTVKQEPGSPTWGHGCSLQKNHPPVCEIFRLHFRQLCYHEMSGPQEALSRLRELCRWWLMPEVHTKEQILELLVLEQFLSILPGELRTWVQMHHPESGEEAVAVVEDFQRYVSGPGEVSTPGREQEMHSEEKTALGATHESPSTSPHSEGSAPGAHLEPPRDPGAHHHLSSEHSDENRMVHSQLPPKQDISGELKSSDRILGVFCGVIPAGQEAGTASKEALENREVQPSDEEGTRLDSDFLEITQEDKKKSTEDQYDDYKELGGHLDLSSSLLEHQGVLKGQKLYHCDECDKAFNRSSHLIGHQRIHTGEKPYECSECGKTFRQTSQLVVHLRIHTGEKPYECSDCGKTYRHSSHLIQHQRLHYGEKPYKCNECAKAFTQSSQLIDHQRTHSGEKPYECNECGEAFIRNKSLIRHQVLHTGKKPYKCDECGKAFCSNRNLIDHQRIHTGEKPFECNECGKAFSRSKCLIRHQSLHTGEKPYKCSECGKAFNQNSQLADHERIHTGVKPFECNECGKAFSLSKCLIRHQRLHTGEKPYKCKECGKSFNQNSHLIIHQRIHTGEKPYECNECGKVFSYSSSLMVHQRTHTGEKPYKCKDCEKAFSDSSQLIVHQRVHTGEKPYECIECGKAFSQRSTFNHHQRTHTAEKHSGLARSVS, from the exons ATGGCTACCCAAGGCAGGGGAACTTCAGGCCTCTTCCCCAGGGGCGCTGTTCTCCAGAGACAGGAGGGCTGCCTGACCGTGAAACAGGAACCAGGAAGCCCGACCTGGGggcatggctgcagtctccaaaAGAATCACCCTCCTGTCTGTGAAATTTTCCGGCTCCACTTTAGGCAGTTATGTTATCATGAGATGTCTGGGCCACAGGAGGCACTGAGCCGGCTCCGGGAGCTGTGCCGCTGGTGGTTGATGCCAGAGGTGCACACCAAGGAGCAGATCCTGGAGCTGCTGGTGCTGGAGCAATTCCTGAGCATCCTGCCTGGGGAACTCCGGACCTGGGTGCAGATGCATCACCCTGAGAGTGGTGAGGAAGCTGTGGCTGTGGTGGAGGACTTCCAGAGATACGTCAGTGGACCAGGAGAG GTTTCAACTCCAGGGCGGGAACAGGAGATGCATTCTGAAGAGAAGACAGCCTTGGGTGCAACACATGAATCTCCTTCTACCTCACCCCACAGTGAGGGTTCAGCCCCTGGAGCCCACCTGGAGCCTCCTCGTGATCCTGGGGCACACCACCACCTCTCCAGTGAGCACTCTG ATGAGAACAGGATGGTGCATTCACAGTTGCCTCCAAAACAGGACATTTCTGGAGAATTGAAGTCATCTGACAGGATCTTAGGGGTGTTCTGTGGAGTGATTCCTGCAGGACAAGAAGCTGGGACTGCCAGTAAAGAGGCTTTAGAGAATCGAGAAGTTCAACCCTCAGATGAAGAAGGAACCAGACTGGACAGTGATTTCTTAGAAATAACACAGGAGGataaaaagaaatccacagaGGATCAATATGATGATTATAAGGAACTTGGGGGACATCTAGATCTGTCCTCTAGTCTCTTAGAACATCAGGGAGTTCTGAAGGGACAGAAGTTGTATCACTGTGATGAATGTGATAAAGCTTTTAATCGGAGTTCACACCTCATTGGGCATCAGAGaatccacactggagagaaaccatatgaGTGTTCTGAGTGTGGCAAGACCTTCAGGCAGACTTCTCAGCTTGTTGTCCACCTCAGAATCCATACAGGGGAAAAACCTTATGAATGCAGTGATTGTGGAAAGACCTATCGCCACAGCTCCCATCTCATTCAACACCAGAGACTCCATTATGgggagaaaccatataaatgtaatgaatgtgcaaaagctttcaccCAGAGTTCCCAACTCATTGACCACCAGAGAACTCATAGCGGGGAGAAGCCATACGAATGCAACGAGTGTGGAGAGGCCTTCATTCGGAATAAAAGCCTTATCCGCCATCAGGTACTTCATACTGGTAAGAAACCTTACAAGTGTGATGAATGTGGGAAAGCTTTCTGTTCTAACAGAAATCTTATTGACCATCAGAGAatccacactggggagaagccTTTTGAGTGTAATGAATGTGGTAAGGCCTTCAGTAGGAGTAAATGTCTTATTCGACATCAGAGCCTCCACACTGGGGAAAAACCATACAAATGCAGTgagtgtgggaaagccttcaatcagAACTCTCAACTTGCTGACCATgagcgaattcatactggagtAAAACCTTTTGAATGTAATGAGTGTGGTAAGGCATTCAGTCTGAGTAAATGTCTCATTCGACATCAGCGACTTCACACTGGTGAAAAGCCATATAAATGCAAAGAGTGTGGAAAATCCTTTAATCAAAATTCACACCTTATTATTCATCAGAGAATACACACTGGTGAAAAACCTtatgaatgtaatgaatgtggaaaGGTCTTCAGTTACAGCTCCAGTCTTATGGTACATCAGAGAACCCATACTGGGGAAAAACCCTATAAATGCAAAGATTGTGAGAAAGCTTTTAGTGACAGTTCACAGCTCATTGTACACCagagagttcatactggagagaaaccctatgaatgtattgagtgtgggaaagccttcagtcAGCGTTCTACTTTCAATCACCACCAGCGAACTCATACTGCAGAGAAGCACTCAGGTCTGGCTCGATCTGTTTCTTAA
- the ZKSCAN7 gene encoding zinc finger protein with KRAB and SCAN domains 7 isoform X4, translated as MATQGRGTSGLFPRGAVLQRQEGCLTVKQEPGSPTWGHGCSLQKNHPPVCEIFRLHFRQLCYHEMSGPQEALSRLRELCRWWLMPEVHTKEQILELLVLEQFLSILPGELRTWVQMHHPESGEEAVAVVEDFQRYVSGPGEVSTPGREQEMHSEEKTALGATHESPSTSPHSEGSAPGAHLEPPRDPGAHHHLSNENRMVHSQLPPKQDISGELKSSDRILGVFCGVIPAGQEAGTASKEALENREVQPSDEEGTRLDSDFLEITQEDKKKSTEDQYDDYKELGGHLDLSSSLLEHQGVLKGQKLYHCDECDKAFNRSSHLIGHQRIHTGEKPYECSECGKTFRQTSQLVVHLRIHTGEKPYECSDCGKTYRHSSHLIQHQRLHYGEKPYKCNECAKAFTQSSQLIDHQRTHSGEKPYECNECGEAFIRNKSLIRHQVLHTGKKPYKCDECGKAFCSNRNLIDHQRIHTGEKPFECNECGKAFSRSKCLIRHQSLHTGEKPYKCSECGKAFNQNSQLADHERIHTGVKPFECNECGKAFSLSKCLIRHQRLHTGEKPYKCKECGKSFNQNSHLIIHQRIHTGEKPYECNECGKVFSYSSSLMVHQRTHTGEKPYKCKDCEKAFSDSSQLIVHQRVHTGEKPYECIECGKAFSQRSTFNHHQRTHTAEKHSGLARSVS; from the exons ATGGCTACCCAAGGCAGGGGAACTTCAGGCCTCTTCCCCAGGGGCGCTGTTCTCCAGAGACAGGAGGGCTGCCTGACCGTGAAACAGGAACCAGGAAGCCCGACCTGGGggcatggctgcagtctccaaaAGAATCACCCTCCTGTCTGTGAAATTTTCCGGCTCCACTTTAGGCAGTTATGTTATCATGAGATGTCTGGGCCACAGGAGGCACTGAGCCGGCTCCGGGAGCTGTGCCGCTGGTGGTTGATGCCAGAGGTGCACACCAAGGAGCAGATCCTGGAGCTGCTGGTGCTGGAGCAATTCCTGAGCATCCTGCCTGGGGAACTCCGGACCTGGGTGCAGATGCATCACCCTGAGAGTGGTGAGGAAGCTGTGGCTGTGGTGGAGGACTTCCAGAGATACGTCAGTGGACCAGGAGAG GTTTCAACTCCAGGGCGGGAACAGGAGATGCATTCTGAAGAGAAGACAGCCTTGGGTGCAACACATGAATCTCCTTCTACCTCACCCCACAGTGAGGGTTCAGCCCCTGGAGCCCACCTGGAGCCTCCTCGTGATCCTGGGGCACACCACCACCTCTCCA ATGAGAACAGGATGGTGCATTCACAGTTGCCTCCAAAACAGGACATTTCTGGAGAATTGAAGTCATCTGACAGGATCTTAGGGGTGTTCTGTGGAGTGATTCCTGCAGGACAAGAAGCTGGGACTGCCAGTAAAGAGGCTTTAGAGAATCGAGAAGTTCAACCCTCAGATGAAGAAGGAACCAGACTGGACAGTGATTTCTTAGAAATAACACAGGAGGataaaaagaaatccacagaGGATCAATATGATGATTATAAGGAACTTGGGGGACATCTAGATCTGTCCTCTAGTCTCTTAGAACATCAGGGAGTTCTGAAGGGACAGAAGTTGTATCACTGTGATGAATGTGATAAAGCTTTTAATCGGAGTTCACACCTCATTGGGCATCAGAGaatccacactggagagaaaccatatgaGTGTTCTGAGTGTGGCAAGACCTTCAGGCAGACTTCTCAGCTTGTTGTCCACCTCAGAATCCATACAGGGGAAAAACCTTATGAATGCAGTGATTGTGGAAAGACCTATCGCCACAGCTCCCATCTCATTCAACACCAGAGACTCCATTATGgggagaaaccatataaatgtaatgaatgtgcaaaagctttcaccCAGAGTTCCCAACTCATTGACCACCAGAGAACTCATAGCGGGGAGAAGCCATACGAATGCAACGAGTGTGGAGAGGCCTTCATTCGGAATAAAAGCCTTATCCGCCATCAGGTACTTCATACTGGTAAGAAACCTTACAAGTGTGATGAATGTGGGAAAGCTTTCTGTTCTAACAGAAATCTTATTGACCATCAGAGAatccacactggggagaagccTTTTGAGTGTAATGAATGTGGTAAGGCCTTCAGTAGGAGTAAATGTCTTATTCGACATCAGAGCCTCCACACTGGGGAAAAACCATACAAATGCAGTgagtgtgggaaagccttcaatcagAACTCTCAACTTGCTGACCATgagcgaattcatactggagtAAAACCTTTTGAATGTAATGAGTGTGGTAAGGCATTCAGTCTGAGTAAATGTCTCATTCGACATCAGCGACTTCACACTGGTGAAAAGCCATATAAATGCAAAGAGTGTGGAAAATCCTTTAATCAAAATTCACACCTTATTATTCATCAGAGAATACACACTGGTGAAAAACCTtatgaatgtaatgaatgtggaaaGGTCTTCAGTTACAGCTCCAGTCTTATGGTACATCAGAGAACCCATACTGGGGAAAAACCCTATAAATGCAAAGATTGTGAGAAAGCTTTTAGTGACAGTTCACAGCTCATTGTACACCagagagttcatactggagagaaaccctatgaatgtattgagtgtgggaaagccttcagtcAGCGTTCTACTTTCAATCACCACCAGCGAACTCATACTGCAGAGAAGCACTCAGGTCTGGCTCGATCTGTTTCTTAA
- the ZKSCAN7 gene encoding zinc finger protein with KRAB and SCAN domains 7 isoform X3, with the protein MATQGRGTSGLFPRGAVLQRQEGCLTVKQEPGSPTWGHGCSLQKNHPPVCEIFRLHFRQLCYHEMSGPQEALSRLRELCRWWLMPEVHTKEQILELLVLEQFLSILPGELRTWVQMHHPESGEEAVAVVEDFQRYVSGPGEVSTPGREQEMHSEEKTALGATHESPSTSPHSEGSAPGAHLEPPRDPGAHHHLSTDENRMVHSQLPPKQDISGELKSSDRILGVFCGVIPAGQEAGTASKEALENREVQPSDEEGTRLDSDFLEITQEDKKKSTEDQYDDYKELGGHLDLSSSLLEHQGVLKGQKLYHCDECDKAFNRSSHLIGHQRIHTGEKPYECSECGKTFRQTSQLVVHLRIHTGEKPYECSDCGKTYRHSSHLIQHQRLHYGEKPYKCNECAKAFTQSSQLIDHQRTHSGEKPYECNECGEAFIRNKSLIRHQVLHTGKKPYKCDECGKAFCSNRNLIDHQRIHTGEKPFECNECGKAFSRSKCLIRHQSLHTGEKPYKCSECGKAFNQNSQLADHERIHTGVKPFECNECGKAFSLSKCLIRHQRLHTGEKPYKCKECGKSFNQNSHLIIHQRIHTGEKPYECNECGKVFSYSSSLMVHQRTHTGEKPYKCKDCEKAFSDSSQLIVHQRVHTGEKPYECIECGKAFSQRSTFNHHQRTHTAEKHSGLARSVS; encoded by the exons ATGGCTACCCAAGGCAGGGGAACTTCAGGCCTCTTCCCCAGGGGCGCTGTTCTCCAGAGACAGGAGGGCTGCCTGACCGTGAAACAGGAACCAGGAAGCCCGACCTGGGggcatggctgcagtctccaaaAGAATCACCCTCCTGTCTGTGAAATTTTCCGGCTCCACTTTAGGCAGTTATGTTATCATGAGATGTCTGGGCCACAGGAGGCACTGAGCCGGCTCCGGGAGCTGTGCCGCTGGTGGTTGATGCCAGAGGTGCACACCAAGGAGCAGATCCTGGAGCTGCTGGTGCTGGAGCAATTCCTGAGCATCCTGCCTGGGGAACTCCGGACCTGGGTGCAGATGCATCACCCTGAGAGTGGTGAGGAAGCTGTGGCTGTGGTGGAGGACTTCCAGAGATACGTCAGTGGACCAGGAGAG GTTTCAACTCCAGGGCGGGAACAGGAGATGCATTCTGAAGAGAAGACAGCCTTGGGTGCAACACATGAATCTCCTTCTACCTCACCCCACAGTGAGGGTTCAGCCCCTGGAGCCCACCTGGAGCCTCCTCGTGATCCTGGGGCACACCACCACCTCTCCA CAGATGAGAACAGGATGGTGCATTCACAGTTGCCTCCAAAACAGGACATTTCTGGAGAATTGAAGTCATCTGACAGGATCTTAGGGGTGTTCTGTGGAGTGATTCCTGCAGGACAAGAAGCTGGGACTGCCAGTAAAGAGGCTTTAGAGAATCGAGAAGTTCAACCCTCAGATGAAGAAGGAACCAGACTGGACAGTGATTTCTTAGAAATAACACAGGAGGataaaaagaaatccacagaGGATCAATATGATGATTATAAGGAACTTGGGGGACATCTAGATCTGTCCTCTAGTCTCTTAGAACATCAGGGAGTTCTGAAGGGACAGAAGTTGTATCACTGTGATGAATGTGATAAAGCTTTTAATCGGAGTTCACACCTCATTGGGCATCAGAGaatccacactggagagaaaccatatgaGTGTTCTGAGTGTGGCAAGACCTTCAGGCAGACTTCTCAGCTTGTTGTCCACCTCAGAATCCATACAGGGGAAAAACCTTATGAATGCAGTGATTGTGGAAAGACCTATCGCCACAGCTCCCATCTCATTCAACACCAGAGACTCCATTATGgggagaaaccatataaatgtaatgaatgtgcaaaagctttcaccCAGAGTTCCCAACTCATTGACCACCAGAGAACTCATAGCGGGGAGAAGCCATACGAATGCAACGAGTGTGGAGAGGCCTTCATTCGGAATAAAAGCCTTATCCGCCATCAGGTACTTCATACTGGTAAGAAACCTTACAAGTGTGATGAATGTGGGAAAGCTTTCTGTTCTAACAGAAATCTTATTGACCATCAGAGAatccacactggggagaagccTTTTGAGTGTAATGAATGTGGTAAGGCCTTCAGTAGGAGTAAATGTCTTATTCGACATCAGAGCCTCCACACTGGGGAAAAACCATACAAATGCAGTgagtgtgggaaagccttcaatcagAACTCTCAACTTGCTGACCATgagcgaattcatactggagtAAAACCTTTTGAATGTAATGAGTGTGGTAAGGCATTCAGTCTGAGTAAATGTCTCATTCGACATCAGCGACTTCACACTGGTGAAAAGCCATATAAATGCAAAGAGTGTGGAAAATCCTTTAATCAAAATTCACACCTTATTATTCATCAGAGAATACACACTGGTGAAAAACCTtatgaatgtaatgaatgtggaaaGGTCTTCAGTTACAGCTCCAGTCTTATGGTACATCAGAGAACCCATACTGGGGAAAAACCCTATAAATGCAAAGATTGTGAGAAAGCTTTTAGTGACAGTTCACAGCTCATTGTACACCagagagttcatactggagagaaaccctatgaatgtattgagtgtgggaaagccttcagtcAGCGTTCTACTTTCAATCACCACCAGCGAACTCATACTGCAGAGAAGCACTCAGGTCTGGCTCGATCTGTTTCTTAA
- the ZKSCAN7 gene encoding zinc finger protein with KRAB and SCAN domains 7 isoform X8, with the protein MNLLLPHPTVRVQPLEPTWSLLVILGHTTTSPEAAELEFLSVNYSQKWKGAALSQRALYQNIMLENCHSLAPLDENRMVHSQLPPKQDISGELKSSDRILGVFCGVIPAGQEAGTASKEALENREVQPSDEEGTRLDSDFLEITQEDKKKSTEDQYDDYKELGGHLDLSSSLLEHQGVLKGQKLYHCDECDKAFNRSSHLIGHQRIHTGEKPYECSECGKTFRQTSQLVVHLRIHTGEKPYECSDCGKTYRHSSHLIQHQRLHYGEKPYKCNECAKAFTQSSQLIDHQRTHSGEKPYECNECGEAFIRNKSLIRHQVLHTGKKPYKCDECGKAFCSNRNLIDHQRIHTGEKPFECNECGKAFSRSKCLIRHQSLHTGEKPYKCSECGKAFNQNSQLADHERIHTGVKPFECNECGKAFSLSKCLIRHQRLHTGEKPYKCKECGKSFNQNSHLIIHQRIHTGEKPYECNECGKVFSYSSSLMVHQRTHTGEKPYKCKDCEKAFSDSSQLIVHQRVHTGEKPYECIECGKAFSQRSTFNHHQRTHTAEKHSGLARSVS; encoded by the exons ATGAATCTCCTTCTACCTCACCCCACAGTGAGGGTTCAGCCCCTGGAGCCCACCTGGAGCCTCCTCGTGATCCTGGGGCACACCACCACCTCTCCA GAGGCTGCAGAGTTGGAGTTCCTATCTGTGAACTATTCTCAGAAGTGGAAAGGTGCAGCACTCAGCCAGAGAGCCCTGTACCAGAACATCATGCTGGAAAACTGCCACAGCCTGGCCCCATTGG ATGAGAACAGGATGGTGCATTCACAGTTGCCTCCAAAACAGGACATTTCTGGAGAATTGAAGTCATCTGACAGGATCTTAGGGGTGTTCTGTGGAGTGATTCCTGCAGGACAAGAAGCTGGGACTGCCAGTAAAGAGGCTTTAGAGAATCGAGAAGTTCAACCCTCAGATGAAGAAGGAACCAGACTGGACAGTGATTTCTTAGAAATAACACAGGAGGataaaaagaaatccacagaGGATCAATATGATGATTATAAGGAACTTGGGGGACATCTAGATCTGTCCTCTAGTCTCTTAGAACATCAGGGAGTTCTGAAGGGACAGAAGTTGTATCACTGTGATGAATGTGATAAAGCTTTTAATCGGAGTTCACACCTCATTGGGCATCAGAGaatccacactggagagaaaccatatgaGTGTTCTGAGTGTGGCAAGACCTTCAGGCAGACTTCTCAGCTTGTTGTCCACCTCAGAATCCATACAGGGGAAAAACCTTATGAATGCAGTGATTGTGGAAAGACCTATCGCCACAGCTCCCATCTCATTCAACACCAGAGACTCCATTATGgggagaaaccatataaatgtaatgaatgtgcaaaagctttcaccCAGAGTTCCCAACTCATTGACCACCAGAGAACTCATAGCGGGGAGAAGCCATACGAATGCAACGAGTGTGGAGAGGCCTTCATTCGGAATAAAAGCCTTATCCGCCATCAGGTACTTCATACTGGTAAGAAACCTTACAAGTGTGATGAATGTGGGAAAGCTTTCTGTTCTAACAGAAATCTTATTGACCATCAGAGAatccacactggggagaagccTTTTGAGTGTAATGAATGTGGTAAGGCCTTCAGTAGGAGTAAATGTCTTATTCGACATCAGAGCCTCCACACTGGGGAAAAACCATACAAATGCAGTgagtgtgggaaagccttcaatcagAACTCTCAACTTGCTGACCATgagcgaattcatactggagtAAAACCTTTTGAATGTAATGAGTGTGGTAAGGCATTCAGTCTGAGTAAATGTCTCATTCGACATCAGCGACTTCACACTGGTGAAAAGCCATATAAATGCAAAGAGTGTGGAAAATCCTTTAATCAAAATTCACACCTTATTATTCATCAGAGAATACACACTGGTGAAAAACCTtatgaatgtaatgaatgtggaaaGGTCTTCAGTTACAGCTCCAGTCTTATGGTACATCAGAGAACCCATACTGGGGAAAAACCCTATAAATGCAAAGATTGTGAGAAAGCTTTTAGTGACAGTTCACAGCTCATTGTACACCagagagttcatactggagagaaaccctatgaatgtattgagtgtgggaaagccttcagtcAGCGTTCTACTTTCAATCACCACCAGCGAACTCATACTGCAGAGAAGCACTCAGGTCTGGCTCGATCTGTTTCTTAA